DNA from Nitrospira sp.:
GCCGCCTGAGGTCGTGATGTCTTCAGTGATGCCGATGGCTTGAAAGGTGCCGTTGGAATAATAAATGGGACATTGAACAGGAATGCGTTTGGCTGCGCGTTCACGATGGGCAGTGTTCATCCGGATCACACCCCTTTTCTGAAGCGATCACTATCGATCACCCACATCGCCGACACCCTGGACGAAAGGCCGGGGGTCTTCTGTTGCCACAGCATCAACATGGCGACCATCAGTCCGCCGACCGTGTCGTTCAAGACATCATGCCACGAGGTTTCGCGTCCAGGCGCGGAGCCCTGCGCCACTTCCGTCCACAATCCGAACATCACCGTCCACAGGATCCCGGCGAACATCGCATAGGGAACAGGCAAGTCGCGCAGGCGGAAACCCTGCATGACCAACAAGGCGATCGGCGTGTAGACCACGGCCAACGTGATCGGCAAGTCGCGCAGGCGGAAACCCTGCATGACCAACCAGGTCAATAATCCATAGGCCGGTACATGGGACCAATCGCGCCAGCTCTCCGGCACGAGGAAGATGAGCGATCCTGTGAAGCCGATACCGGGCGAGGCGACGGCGAGGCCCGTCAACAGCAGCATGTAGGCGAGAATCACGGCGATGAACAGCATGTGGAGAGATCCTTTTGATGGGCTCGTGCAACCCTGCGCACTGTACTGTGCTGGGTCGCAGGGGCACCATTCGCCCTTCGTCCGAGAAGCTAGTCCTTTGGAGGGGGCTGGGAAGAAATGATGGAGGAATGACGAATGAGGAATTAAGGGTGAGGAATGTTCGAACTGCGCTGCTTTAGCTTTTCGTAGGGGCTTTCTGGTCCGGTTTCCGGTGGGTCCATTGTCCGGGCGCGATCGAGCGGGCTTGGTAGGCCTGGCCGAACCCAAGCACCAGGTGCGCACCGCTCATGCGCAATTCCCACAGGCCAAAGTCGCCGAATCCGAACATCATCCGAGATTGTGGAAACTTCGCAAGGTAACGGTGCTTCACGGTTTCATACGATCCATCGGTCGGGGGCAGGATCGCCGCTTCACCCAGTAAGTTCATGCGTTGCAAGGCCAGCGGATTCTTGCCCGGCCCATCCGGTTCGGCAATGAACAGGCTGACACGGGAATCCGTCAGCAGGTGTTGGGTGTGAAGCGCCATGCGACTGAGGTGGAGATAGATGCGTGACCAGTCGTCCCCGATCAGGTAAGGCACGTGCGAGCCGAAGGGCTGTCCCTGTCGCAGGGTCAATAGCACGGCGGTCCGCACCGCCTCGGTGAGGGCCACCCAGGCGGCGTGAACCTCTTCGTTCGACATCGTAACAGGCATCGACATGGGCGGCCCTCCCAGTCCGACCATTGTAACGGCTCGGCTCGAATTGTCCAGCCGTCGAGCATTGTTCGTCCATTGCGGCAGACTTGCCAGGTGAGCAACCGACCATCTTTCAACCTTGGTTCTGCCGACACGAACAGGTATGCTGCGGGCGTCAGGGGGAAGTAGATAGGGATCTTTTCTGCGTGACCGACTATGGATTGCAGAACATCTTGTGAATGGATCGCAGGCATCCTGTTCTCATTGAACATCCTCGCCTGCAGTGCGATCGGAGTTTCTCCCGGCTCTCTTCCCAGTTCGGCACCAGGCCCGGCTGTCGGACCGTTGCGGATCGATCAGGTCAACCCCCGCTACTTTACGGACGGCGCGGGCCATGTGGTCTATCTCGTCGGGGCCCATACCTGGCGGAATCTGCAAGATACTGTCACGGATAAGGATCTGCCGCCGTTCGACTACAGCGGCTATATCAGGTTTTTGGAGCGATACCGTTTGAACTTCTTCCGGCTCTGGCGTCAGGAGGAGGCGCTCTCGAAACCACTCCCGTACTTGAGGACCGGTCCTGGTCTCGCCTTGGATGGAGGGCTGAAATTCGATGTGAGTCGACTGAACCAGGCGTTTTTCGATCGGTTGTCTGCACGGGTGGAGGAGGCCGGCCGGCACGGCATCTATGTCGCGGTGATGTTGTTTCAGGGGTGGGGGATCGAGAGGAAAACGCCTACGCGGCCGGAGAATCCCTGGGAGTTTCATCCATTCCACAAGGCCAACAACGTCAACGGCATAGATGGGGACCATGACGGAGATGGCGAGGGAACCGAGACCCATACGTTGACGGACCCAGTCGTGACGGAATGGCAGGACCGCTTCGTGCTCCGGGTGGTGGATGTGCTGAATCCCTTCGACAATGTGATCTATGAAATCGCGAACGAAAGCACACCGGATTCGGTGCCGTGGCAGGAGCATATGGTGCAGGTGATTCACGAGTATGAGAAGACCAAGCCCAAACAACATCCCGTGCTGTTCAGTGCCCCTTGGGGAAACAGGGAAGAGGATCTCTGGCGCTCCAAGGCGGAAGCGGTGTCACCGGCGCTCCCGGCTCCCGATACGGCCGTCTATGCCTATCGAGAGGATCCCCCTCCCAATGACGGGCGTAAGGTGATCATCAACGATACGGATCATCTCTGGGGGGTCGGGGGGACGCGCGACTGGGTGTGGAAGAGTTTTGTGCGGGGGCTCAACCCCATCTATATGGATCCGTATGATCCCGCGACGTATTCCGAATATTATGAGGCGGTGAGAGAGACCCGCGAAGACGTCCTCCTGTCACTCGGTCTGACGAAACGGTATGCAGAGCGCATCCCGCTCCAAACCATGATTCCGCGGAGCGACGTCTGTTCCAGTCGGTATTGTTTGGCCGATCCGGGGCAAGCCTACCTGGTCTACGTACCTTCCGCCGGCCGAGGGGAACAGCCAGCGAGCGTGGAACTGGATCTCCAGAATTTCTCCGGCACCTTCACTGTGGAATGGTTCAGTCCCGTCCTCGACCGTGCCCACGTCGAACAGAAACTCCTGCCCACCGGGCCGGTCCGGCTCATGGCTCCCTTCGCCGGTGATGCGGTGCTGTATGTCGGTGCTTCCGGCCGTTGAGGCCTTCACTCGATGGCGCGGCCTCACTCGACCGGCCTATCAGCGGACGTTATGAACCGGCGCCGTTCGGCTTCCGTTGGGGGACCAGGGGGTTAAAACAGGATCAAGATTGAACGCCACGCTGATTCGGGGTACCTGTCCGCGATAGGTATTCACGGCGTGAAACAGCCATCCTGGGAACAACACACATTGTCCGGTCGACGGCGTGAAGGAGATATTTCTGCCGGCATCATGCAGCTCCGGCATGTTGTAGCGGAGATAGGGAGCCAGCATGCAGGGGAGGCAGCCGCGCGGGTCATAGAGCTGGAGCTCTCCTCCCCGGTCCTTGCCGGAGGAGACGTCGCCCACGTCCACATAGTACACGCCTGCCCAGAAACTGCCGGGGTGGGAATGGGCTGCGTTGCTGCCGCCGTGGCGTTGCACATTGGCCCAGACTTCGACCACCTGCCAATTGGGCCTGCAGCCGGAATGGCCGGACCGTTCGGAAAATGTCGTGACCTGTTTCGCCACCTCGATGACCGGAGCGAACAAATCCTCCAACGGCCCTCCCGCCCAGTCCAGCATCGAAAGGTCGTGAGGAGACGACCACCCGACGACTTCGCCATCCGAATAGGTCGGCATGGACGCTTCCCGCTGTAGAATCAGCTGCGACAGCGTGGCGTTGATCTGTTGGTGCGCGGCAGGGGTAAAGACCAGCAGAGGCGTGGAGAAAATAGGGCTGATGCTGATCTCGATCTCGGTCGGCAAGGAATAGCTCCCGGAGGGTTCCACGACCGTCGACGCGCCGTACGGTATCGTTTGAAAATAATCAAGTCAAGAGAATGGTTGTATTTCGAATGGAGAACGGGCCTAGGTCCCTGAGCGTCCGGAGGATCGAGATTGAAACGTGGTTCGTCAAGAGTTCTTTTATTTTTCGCTTGGTTGCGAGGTGATATCCGATCCGTTCGTGGCCAAGACGTTCTTGCCGTCAATCAAACATTATTTTTTTGTCAGGATAGGCTGGCCTGATTGAAGAAACAGCCTGCCCATCCGTTACCTGGATCGAATCCACTCAACAGGAGATCTCTCATGGAACAGTCACCGCCGGCCAGGGAGTTCGATGCCGATAATGCTCGTGCTCCCGGCATACCTCCCGCAGGAAAGCCGGTTGAACTGCCGAGGGTCGCGGTCATGAAATTTGAAAACGGAAAGACCGTCCATACGTTCCGCGAGCGTTTCACATATCCTGCCGTCGTGCCTGCTTGACAGTTCTTCCCGGTCGGCCTAGCCTGTTGGCGACGATGGCACCATCCACCATCCAACCGGGAGGTCATCATGTCTGTTGCACGCGTGACGGAAATCATTGCCGCTTCGCCGAAGAGCTTTGATGACGCGATTCACATCGGCGTCGCCCGCGCGAACAAGACGCTGCAGAACGTGAAGAGCGCCTGGGTCGAGGACCAGAAGGTGGATATCGAAGACGGAAAAATCACGCAGTATCGCGTGGCCTTGAAGGTCACGTTCGTCCTGAAGGACTAGGGGCACATCATGAAGAATGTCGAGATGATCCTCGAAGGGACCATGCTCACGATCAAGGTGGACCTCACGAAGGAGTTCGGGCCTTCGGCATCCGGCAAGACCACCATCATCGCCTCGACGGAGGGCAACGTCACCGTTCCAGGCCGGGAGGAAAAAATCGGGTTGAATGTGTACCGGAAGAAGTGACGGCTTGAAGGGCAGAACCGGCGGCCGACGGTTCCGGCTTCTTGTCGTCGAACAGAGGACAATGCGTCCGTAACGGTGGACCGTCTCAGACGATTCCTTTGCTGAAGTCGTGGACCGCCATGTCTATGACCGCCGGTCAAGTGCCTCAGCCTCCTCCACCTGCCATCCTCATCGTAGACGACGATCCCGACATTGCCCTCGTGCTGCACGATCTTCTGTCCCACGCCGGCTACCGTGTGGAGGTGGCCGGCACCGGCGCGGAGGCGCTGGCCAAGGCGAAATCAGAGTCGTTTGCGGCCGCGCTGCTGGATTTGATGCTGCCCGACATGGACGGCCTGTCCGTCCTGACCCTGCTGAAAGAGATCGATCCCGTGTTGCCGGTCATCATGTTGACCGCGTTCGTCGAGGTGGCGAAGAAACATGGATCGCTGACCGAGGGCGCCTTTGGGTACTTGACCAAGCCCTATGATGCAGAAGAGTTGAAAGCGCTGATCCGCCGCGCGGTGGGGTTGAAAGACCTCTCCGTCGAGGCTGCCGCAACCAAACAGGCCTTGACGGCCAGTGAGGAACGGTTTCGCGAGGTCGTGCAGACCGCTCCCGACGCGATCGTGCTCGCCGACGAGGACGGACACATTTTGTCGTGGAACGGGGCGGCCGAGCGGCTGTTCGGGTATGCGGCTGGCGAGGTGCTGGGACAGTCGCTGACCATGATCATGCCGGAGCGGTATCGCGTGAACCATGAGCGGGCGTTGGAACGAGTCCGCACGACCGGAGAGGTGCGCCTCAAGGGCGCCATCGTCACGATGCACGGTCTGCACAAAGAGGGCCGGGAATTTCCGATCGAGATGTCGCTCAGCAGTTGGATCTCCGGCGGCAGGCGGTTCCACTGCGGCATCGCACGGGATATCACGGCCAGGAAAGAAGCGGAGGCGCGTCTGCTGCAGCAACAGATCGAGCAACAGGTGTTGTTGGATTTGATGCCCGCGATGGTCTGGTACAAGGACCCCCACAATCGTATCCTGCGGGCGAACCGGCGCGCGGCCGAATCCATCGACAAGACCGTCGCCGACCTCGAAGGACGGCGGACCGAAGAATTCTATCCGGAGGAGGCCGAGAAATATCACCAGGACGATCTGGAGGTGATCGTGTCGGGCCGACCGAAACTCGGGATCATCGAACGCTATCAAACGGGGACCGGTGAAAAACGTTGGGTGCAGACCGACAAGGTGCCCTATCCCGATACGCAGGGCAACATCCTCGGCGTGCTGGTGTTCGCGCAAGACATCACGGAGCGGAAACGGACCGAAGAGGCGCTGCGCGAGAGCGAGGAGCGCCTGAGGGCCGTGGTGGAAGCCGCACCGAACGGCATCATCCTGGTCGATGCCGAGGGAAAGATTCTGCTGGCCAATGCCCGGTTCGAAGCACAATTCGGGTATGGTCGCCACGAACTCCTCGGACAATCCATCGACCGGCTCATTCCCGAGCGGTTGCGCGCCGGAGATCCCCGACAGCGTTCCGTCTTTCCGACCAATCCCGCTCACCTGTCACTGGGGAACCGCCGCGATCTCGTCGGCTTGCGAAAAGACGGCACGGAATTTCCCCTTGCGATCACCCTCACGCCGCCGACAACGGCGGATGGGATCTTCGTCCTGTCGTCCATCCACGACATTCAAGGCGCTGCATGAATCTTCGTGTGGCGCTGATCGGTTTGCTGTCGGGCTTCATCGGTCTTCTGTTGGTGATGGGAGCCAGGGCGTTCGTTCGCTGGCTGCAGATATATTATCCTCGCCGCGCTGCCGCCGTTCTCCTGACATTGGGGACGGCCATCGTGGGGGCAGGGTGGCTGATTACCATGGAGGTTCTAGACCGGCCAGATTTTCAACCCAACGATCTGATCACGCTGCAGGAGCCGGTGGTGGCCATGACCATCCCCGCCGACCGTGGGTCGCGCAGCATGACCTGTGTGATGGATCTCCATGAACATCTCGGCCTGCTGGAAGTGGAGCGTGAGGCCGGTACCATGAAGGCCCTGGTCGAAAGCAACAATGCCTCCGAACCGTCCTATTGCCCAGTCGGTGCAGAGGTTCGTATCGAGCTGAGTCGGCTCCATCGCATGACGGTCACGCGCAGGCAGACGGAAGCCACCAGGCCATAGGGTTACTGAACGATGATGGACCCCTGTTTCCTGTCCAGGCTTCCGTTGGTTTCGGACGAGGGGCGCACCGAATAACTCACGGTTCCCACGCGGCTGAAACAGAGGCCCGCCGTCTCGTTGCTGGCCAGTGTGGTGGAATTGTCCACTCCCATGCCCATGGCTTTAGAGAAACCGTTCCGGCAGGACACATTGTGTTCCAGCGGACCATTGATGGTCACCGTGACGGAGTCTTGACGCTGATTGATCCAACGGACTTCATCTCCCGCCTGCACCGTCAACGCATCAGGGGTGATCGTATTGCTCACCACGATGTTTTTGACCATCCCGGTCTTGGTGCCGGCCTCCATTTCCGAGCGGGTTTTTGAAGCCGTCGGTGAATGGGAACAGGCAGCCAGCGAGAGCACCGCCAAGGCCATTATCGAATGAACGATCGTCTTCATGGGTCTTTCCTCCTTGATAAGGCAATGGTCGTTTCCCTTTCACGACCCTGTCGCTCATATCTGTCACCTTCGATCCGCGCAATAGGCGTTCCGTTCGTCGGCTCTCGATTCGTTTCGTAATGCCACTGTACTGAGCCTGGTCGTGCCGCCGGTACTCGGGAAACCCCCGGTATGCACAGCATGATGCGCTGGTATCGATGGACAAGGCCGATCCGATCTTTTTTTTCGATGCGGGGCCAGCCGGCATGCGGACAAGGAGAAGTCCTGGCCCGTCGCTATCGACCCCTTGACTCACAGTCATGGGAGGCCTATCGTATCGAGGTGGGAGGAGATAACGTCCCGAGGGAATATGTACATGAAGGGGATCGAGCGCTGAGGACGGTGTGCATGCCCAGCTGGTTCTGGGAAGCCTGAAATCCTCCCAAGATCTCCGCCGTATCTACCTCTCCTCGGTAGGTGCGTGCTCCTCCCACCTAAAAATTTTTTCTCATTGCGCCTCGCCGCCGAGTTCTTTGTTCCCATGTCGACCTCCACAATCCTGCCTGTCTCTGACTCCTGCTGTTCCCATGACCTTTGCGCAACAGTGAGCGGTGACGTGGTCTCGCATTCCGGAATGCCGTCAAGGCTTGACTCTCCCGTCCGTTCCCTGTAAACGACGAAGAGCGCACACATCGATTGCGGTGAGTGCCGAACGTTCTCGTTCGAATGGCGCCCATGACGTGAGAGGTTGAATGGCCACCAAGACATCATCGACATCTGCTTCATCTTCGACCAAGCCCCGATCCCCAATCAGCGTCTCTGAACCGGCCGCCTCCCGAAAAAAATCTTCCAACGGGGAGAAGTCTGCGCCTGCGGTCACGGCCGTGGAGATGGGGGCGCGGCAGCGGGAGATTTCCGTCTCCGAGTTTTTCACCAAGAACCGCCACCTGCTCGGGTTCGATAATCCGCGGAAGGCGCTGTTGACCTGTGTCAAGGAAGCCGTGGACAACGCGCTCGATGCCTGCGAAGAAGCGGGCATTCTCCCGGACGTGACGGTGAAACTCGACACGTTGGCCGATGGGCCGGCGCCGGTCGCGCCGAGCCAGGCGACCCGTTTCCGGATCACCGTGACCGACAACGGGCCGGGCATCGTCCGCCAGCAGATTCCCCGCATCTTCGCCAAGCTGCTGTACGGCTCGAAATTCCACCGCATGCGCATGAGCCGGGGACAGCAGGGCATCGGCATTTCCGCCGCCGGGATGTACGGCCAGTTGACGACCGGCAAGCCGGTCAAGGTGATTTCCCGCACCGGACCGCGTGCGGCGGCGCATTATTTCGAGGTGCAGATCGACACGAAGAAAAACGAGCCGCTGGTGCACGAGAACAAACAGATCGACTGGGCGCAGCCCCAAGGCACGGAGGTGGTGCTCGAAGTGGAGGGTCGCTATCAGAAGGGCCGCGCCTCGGTCGATGAATGGCTGGAGCAAACGTCGATCGCGAATCCGCATGTGCGGCTGATCTATCGGACGCCGGAAGGAGAGACGAAAGAGTACCCCCGGACGTACCACGAACTGCCGCCTTCACCGAGGGAGATCAAGCCGCATCCCTACGGGATCGAGTTCGGCGTGCTGCTCAAGATGTTGCAGGACACGAAGAGCCATACGGTCGCGGGTTTTCTGGCGAGCGACTTTTGCCGGGTCTCGCCGGCCCTGGCGGAGGAGATCTGCAAGGCGGCGAAACTGTCCCCTCACACCAAACCGCGCGAGGTGAGGCACCAGGCGGCTGAAACGCTCTACAAGACGATTCAGACGACCAAGATCATGGCGCCGCCGACGAACTGCATTTCGCCGATCGGCGAGAAGGCGATTTTGTCCGGGCTGTACAAACAGATCAAGGGTGAATTCTATACGGCGGTGAGTCGTCCGCCCGCCGTGTATCGCGGGAACCCCTTCATCATCGAAGCGGGGCTGGCGTTCGGCAAGAATCCGGACGAGGCGGCGAAGCCGCAGCAGGCTGCCGTGCCCTTGGCGGAGGGCGAAGATCAGGATCACGATACCGAACTGGCGCGGGTGATTCGTTATGCCAACCGGGTGCCGTTGCTCTATCAACAATCGGCCTGCGCGACCTTCAAGGCGGTGCTCAGCACCACCTGGCGCAACTATGGCGTGACCCAGTCGCGCGGCGCACTTCCCGCCGGGCCGATGGTGATTTTCGTCCACATGGCTTCGGTCTGGGTGCCCTTCACCAGCGAGTCGAAGGAAGCGATCGCGGACTACGATGAAATCCAGAAGGAAATCACCCTAGCGCTGCGCGAGGCAGGTCGAAGGCTGGGCATCTTTCTGCGGCGGCGGGAACGGGCCGCCAGCGAATTCCGGCGGCGCAATATCTTCGATCTCTATATCGAAGAGGTGGTGGAGGCCTGCAATCGCCTGAAGGGCGGCAAGCTTCCCACGGAGAAATTGAAGGAGCAGTTGCACAAGATCGCCAGTTCACGGACCGGCGGACTCAAGACCGATGAAGCCTTGGGCAAAACCGGGACGGGCCCCGAAGGGTTGCCTCACTCGATCATCGTGACGCCGGAGGGAATCGAAGGGGAAATCAAGGCGTCGGAGGAGGATCCGGCCCCGTCGAGCAAGACACCGCAGGCCTTGCCGGTTGCGAAGAGGAAGGCTTCGGCGAAGGCGGGGCAACAAGATTTGTTCGTCGAGGAGAAGTCGATCGGCAAGAAGACGACACCCGCAACGAGACGATCCAAACAATCCTCCGTCACCCGCAAAAGGAAATAGGACTGGCCATGGCACAGACGAAACCGAAGAAGGACGGCGCGGTGGAGAAAAAACTCGTCGGTATGGCCGATGTAGTGATCGCGGCGGCGCAACGCGCCAAGGATCCGACCTTCGCGATTCCGATCCGCGCCCTGTCCAACGTGTCGTTCAACCCTCGCAGGGGTTTGATCGAGATGGGCGACAAGAAGCAGGGCCGGTCGTTTTTCAACGTCGGCATGGCCAAGAAGTTCATGCAGACCATGCTGGTCGCCGATGCGCTCTCCGAACTGCAGCGGGCCGACCTGACCACCTCGCTCAGGGAGATCTACTACCGCACGAAACACACCATCCAAGATTCCCACGAGAACACGTTCGACACGCAGGACGAGTCCGACCCGATCATCGAGGATCTGGAAGTCTCGTTGGTCGCGCTCCGGGAAGAGCTCCATGTGCGGGCGGAGAACAGCGGCAGTATCGTGGGGCCGGTGGTCTTCGGCGACGACGGCGACCGGGTGGATTGCGCCAAGCTGGGCAAGGGTGGGTATTCGGTCCCCTCGATCGTCGAGCCGGAATATCTGGAGATCCGCCGCTGCACGGCCGACTTCGTGTTGTTGGTGGAAAAGGGCACGCAGTGGAACCGGCTCTCCGAAGACAAGTTCTGGCGACGCTACAACTGCGTGCTGCTGACCGGCAACGGCCAGCCTCCACGCGGCGTCCGCCGGTTGGCGCGCCGGCTCCATGAAGAGTACAAGCTCCCGGTCTATGTGCTGGTCGATAACGATCCCTGGGGCTACTACATCTATTCAGTGGTGAAACAGGGCTCGATCAACCTCGCCTTCGAGAGCCAGCGGATGGCGATTCCCAAGGCCAAGTTCATCGGGCTTTCCAGCGCCGACCCAGAGCGGTATGAGCTGCCGCGCAACGTCGGCATCAAGCTGAACGAGAAGGACGTCACCCGCGCGAAGGAGCTGTTGAACTACCAGTGGTTCCAGAAACCGGCTTGGCAGCAGGAAATCAAACGGATGCTGACGAGCGGCCTCAAGTACGAACTGGACGCGCTCGCGAATAAGGACTTTCAATACTTGACCAAGAAATATCTGCCGCGCAAACTAAAGGAAAAGGACTGGTTGGATTAGGGGGAGCCGGGTTGAGGCGAGATCGACGATACCACATCCTGGTTGTTGGTGCCGGTCTTCTCTCCCTGACCATTGGATTGGGTCTGTGGGCGGTTCCGATCCTCTGTGTCGCCCAGACCCCGTCGCTTCCATCCGGACCACAGAATCAGCCGGGACAGAATCCCCAGCCCCTGGGAACCTTACCGATTCCGAATCCCCTCGCAGCACAGTCTTCTTCCGTTACTTCGACCGCCTCAGGCGCCGGCGTCCCGCAGGGCGTGACCATTCCCTCCAGCCAGGGCAAGTCGTTCGGAACGGTCGGCAAAGGATTGCCTGGCATGACCGGCGGGCCTCAGCTCACGGCGCCGATGGGAGCTCAGGACCCATCACCCCGCTACATGCGTCCACCGGTGATTGCGCCGCTCTTCTGTGATCCCTCGGTAAATATTCCCTGTTGACGAGGCTGCTGCCGCCTGTACCGCTCTGGAATGGCCGTCACGGTCCGGTGGTTACAACGTTTGTCTCAACGGGCGGGCCGGTTCGATGCGGATGCTTCCCGTGGGCGTCATCGCGCCTTGTGGATTGTCCGCATCGAGCCAGACATTGAAGCGAATGAGGGTAGGTTTCGAGAAGCAGAGGCTGACATATTGCAGGGGGGCGATCGTGACCGTGTCTTGCAGCACCCCGAGTTGCGAGAAACCCTTGTCGCAAGCGATCAACTCGGGTTTGTTTTCTTCGAGCAGCCGCAGGCGAACCGGATTTTGGTTGAGGTTTTGCCAGCGGACTTCATCGCCGATCTGTACGATCAGGTGACGCGGGGCGACCTCCGTCCGGATGTTGACATACCGGACCATGCCGGTGAGGTTGGTGGCGCGGTTGTGGCTGCAGCCGACCTCCAAGCCGACTGTGAGCAGGGCGAACATGACGAGGATGGCGCGTACCATGGGCGATTCTACAAAAAGTCGCTGCACGGCGCCAACTAGGATGGTTCCCAGGTGCGACCGGAGTCGCGGTTCCCGTCAACCTTGGCGGTCGAGCTTCGTTCATGCGAATGAGGCAGTTTGCTTGCCCAGCCGGTGAGGCACGATGAGCCTGGCCTTCGACGATGCCCGCCATTTTCTCTCGCGTTCCGGGTTCGGGGGAACAGCCGGCGAAATCAAACGACTGATGAAGCTGGATCGTGCTGCGGCAGTCGAGCAGGCACTGACGGTGTCCACGAACAGGGCGCAGACTCCGCCGCCTCCATGGATTCACCGGCTTCCCCCGCCGCCGAACGAACGCAAACATTGGAGCGAGGCGGACAAAAAGGCCTTCCATGAAGCACGGAAGGAAGAAGGGCAGGAGCTGAA
Protein-coding regions in this window:
- a CDS encoding Pyridoxamine 5'-phosphate oxidase-related, FMN-binding, producing MSMPVTMSNEEVHAAWVALTEAVRTAVLLTLRQGQPFGSHVPYLIGDDWSRIYLHLSRMALHTQHLLTDSRVSLFIAEPDGPGKNPLALQRMNLLGEAAILPPTDGSYETVKHRYLAKFPQSRMMFGFGDFGLWELRMSGAHLVLGFGQAYQARSIAPGQWTHRKPDQKAPTKS
- a CDS encoding DNA topoisomerase VI subunit A; this encodes MAQTKPKKDGAVEKKLVGMADVVIAAAQRAKDPTFAIPIRALSNVSFNPRRGLIEMGDKKQGRSFFNVGMAKKFMQTMLVADALSELQRADLTTSLREIYYRTKHTIQDSHENTFDTQDESDPIIEDLEVSLVALREELHVRAENSGSIVGPVVFGDDGDRVDCAKLGKGGYSVPSIVEPEYLEIRRCTADFVLLVEKGTQWNRLSEDKFWRRYNCVLLTGNGQPPRGVRRLARRLHEEYKLPVYVLVDNDPWGYYIYSVVKQGSINLAFESQRMAIPKAKFIGLSSADPERYELPRNVGIKLNEKDVTRAKELLNYQWFQKPAWQQEIKRMLTSGLKYELDALANKDFQYLTKKYLPRKLKEKDWLD
- a CDS encoding diguanylate cyclase/phosphodiesterase (GGDEF & EAL domains) with PAS/PAC sensor(s), which codes for MSMTAGQVPQPPPPAILIVDDDPDIALVLHDLLSHAGYRVEVAGTGAEALAKAKSESFAAALLDLMLPDMDGLSVLTLLKEIDPVLPVIMLTAFVEVAKKHGSLTEGAFGYLTKPYDAEELKALIRRAVGLKDLSVEAAATKQALTASEERFREVVQTAPDAIVLADEDGHILSWNGAAERLFGYAAGEVLGQSLTMIMPERYRVNHERALERVRTTGEVRLKGAIVTMHGLHKEGREFPIEMSLSSWISGGRRFHCGIARDITARKEAEARLLQQQIEQQVLLDLMPAMVWYKDPHNRILRANRRAAESIDKTVADLEGRRTEEFYPEEAEKYHQDDLEVIVSGRPKLGIIERYQTGTGEKRWVQTDKVPYPDTQGNILGVLVFAQDITERKRTEEALRESEERLRAVVEAAPNGIILVDAEGKILLANARFEAQFGYGRHELLGQSIDRLIPERLRAGDPRQRSVFPTNPAHLSLGNRRDLVGLRKDGTEFPLAITLTPPTTADGIFVLSSIHDIQGAA
- a CDS encoding Dodecin, a flavin storage/sequestration protein yields the protein MSVARVTEIIAASPKSFDDAIHIGVARANKTLQNVKSAWVEDQKVDIEDGKITQYRVALKVTFVLKD
- a CDS encoding DNA topoisomerase VI subunit B, which produces MATKTSSTSASSSTKPRSPISVSEPAASRKKSSNGEKSAPAVTAVEMGARQREISVSEFFTKNRHLLGFDNPRKALLTCVKEAVDNALDACEEAGILPDVTVKLDTLADGPAPVAPSQATRFRITVTDNGPGIVRQQIPRIFAKLLYGSKFHRMRMSRGQQGIGISAAGMYGQLTTGKPVKVISRTGPRAAAHYFEVQIDTKKNEPLVHENKQIDWAQPQGTEVVLEVEGRYQKGRASVDEWLEQTSIANPHVRLIYRTPEGETKEYPRTYHELPPSPREIKPHPYGIEFGVLLKMLQDTKSHTVAGFLASDFCRVSPALAEEICKAAKLSPHTKPREVRHQAAETLYKTIQTTKIMAPPTNCISPIGEKAILSGLYKQIKGEFYTAVSRPPAVYRGNPFIIEAGLAFGKNPDEAAKPQQAAVPLAEGEDQDHDTELARVIRYANRVPLLYQQSACATFKAVLSTTWRNYGVTQSRGALPAGPMVIFVHMASVWVPFTSESKEAIADYDEIQKEITLALREAGRRLGIFLRRRERAASEFRRRNIFDLYIEEVVEACNRLKGGKLPTEKLKEQLHKIASSRTGGLKTDEALGKTGTGPEGLPHSIIVTPEGIEGEIKASEEDPAPSSKTPQALPVAKRKASAKAGQQDLFVEEKSIGKKTTPATRRSKQSSVTRKRK